TCGCTCTGCGAGAGAGCAAACCCGGACGAAAATCCGAAGCGATATCGGAGCGATACCGAAGCGAGAGACCGCGCTGCGGACCTACGCCGACGGCTTCGCCGCGAACGCCGAATCCGGAGCGACGAGCGACGGTGCGGTCACCGAACCGGACGGCGTCGACGCGCCGGACGAGTCGGACGACGTCTCACCCGACGCGGACGAGTCGCCCGACTGGGTCGTCGCGCCGGAGTCGCCCGACGCCGACGAGTTCGACGAACCGTTCGAGGTCTGCGTCTGAAGCTGCTGTGCGCTCCGCTCCAGTTCGACCGTGAGCGTGTCGTTCTGGGCGCCGTTCACCTGTCCCTCCGGCACCGAGAGGTTCGCGCTCTCGCGCACGACGTAGCCGCTCTCGTTGACGCTCGCGCCGGTGGATATCGTGTAGGGTCCGGCCGCCCGGACGTTGACGTCCGTGTACCCGTTCTCGGGACCGTACTCGTCGTAGCCCGTCGTCGAGTACGGCAGCGTCATGGTGAACTCGCCGTTCTGGTCCGTCTGAGCCTCCTGCGTGTAGGTGAACGTGCTGTTCGACCCCGCCATCTGCATCCGCACGCTCGCGGTGACGGTGCTGTCGGCGGGGGCGCCGCTGCCCTGCACCGTCGCGCCGGGGACGCGCTCGAACGTCTTGACCCACGAACTGTCGCGCGGGAGGACGGGTTGGAGGTCGCTGATCTGTCGAACGCTGAACCCGGCCGCTCGGGCGTCACCGACGGCCAGTTGCAGGTAGGTGTTCGACGAGGTCAGCGCCGACGTCTGCGTCGCGTGGACGAGTCGGTAGTGCTGCAGGGCCGGCACGTCCTCCTCGGGGTAGCCGCCGATACCGCCGACCTGGGCGGTCCCGTCGCGCTCAACGAACTGCCGCGCCGCGCTCATGTTGTCGAACTGGCGGACGAGCGAGGCGTTGCCCGAGGGGTTACCGGGGACCGAGGCGGTCCCGTCCGCGGTCTGCACCGACCGGGGCTCCCAGTCGAGGACGACCGGTGCGGCCGACTGCGAACTCCCGTGGTAGTAGTACAGGCGGGTCATCAGGCTGTCGTAGTAGCGCTGGTCGCGGACCAGGAAGTTCTGGCCTGCGTACGACCCGTCGCTGCCGAAGCGGTAGACGCGCGTCGCGAAGAAGTCGTCCTGCGAGACGTTCTCCTCGGCGTCGTACCAGACGGTCGGCGCGGTGAACTTCGAACCGGGAGCGACCATCTTCCAGTCGACCATCACGTAGCGGGTCTGCTCGCCCTCGGCGCTCTGCGAGGCGAGGACGTTCTGCGCTTGAGTCTCGTTGGGCGCGAGCAGGAAGTTCGCCGCCTCCGTCGCGCCTTGCTGGAACGGGTTGGCGTTCGGGATGCGCTCGCCTTCGACGGTGATCCAGTGGCCGTAGTCCCACCACGACATCACGCCGTAGGCGCCCTCGGGGTAGTCGAAGTCATCGGTGTACTCGTACGTGCCGTACTGGTCGAGTTGGTCGGCGTTACCGGCGCCGCCGAAGTTGCCCTCGGCGGGCGTCGATGCGTTCATCCACTCCAGCGACTCCTCCCAGATGAGCACCTCCCCCGGGGACGTGGACGCGCCGACTTGCCACGCGGTGCTCGTGCTCGCGCTGCCGCCCGAGGCCGTTCCCACCGATATCGGGACGACGAGCGCGGGCGCGAGGATGAGCAGAATCGCCGCGACGACGGCGAGGACCTGATAGCCCGAAACGTCGTTCACGCGCTCGACCGACTGGAGACCGAGGTAGCTCGACCTGACGAGTTCGCCGATGAGGTAGGCGTTCGCGACGGCGACGCCCACGGCGAGGTAGTAGTTGAAGCGCACCTGGGTGAACGCCGCGGCGGTGATGAACGCCAGCCAGACGAGCACGAACAGCCGCTCGGGTTCGTACCGCGCCTGGAGGACGGCGCCGACGATGAGCGCCGAGACGACGAGGAGACCGACGAGCGCCGGGTCGATGCCGACGGCGTTCCCGATGGCGCCCGTTATCGCCGGCACGAGGAGAATGAGACCGATGACGGCGAGTGCGCCGACCAGGTATCCGATCTTCCGCGAACTGCCGTCGCGAACGAGCGGTTTGGCCGCCAGCCAGATGACCGCCGCGAGACCGGTGAAGAAGGTGAAGCCGTACTCCAGGATGATGGCGCTCGCACCCGTCACCGACCCGGAGAGGAACGGTTGTGCCTCGCCGATAGTCCGCGTTGACGCGCCGGCGCTGAAGCCGACGGTGCGGAGGAGATTCCGAGAGATGCTCCCGAACACGTCCGGAAGAACGACTGCGAACAACCCGATGGAGACGAGGATGAGACCACCGACGGCGGCCGGGTACAGCGACTCGTCGACGTCGTTCGACTCCCAGACGCGAGCGAGGGCGGCGAGGACGACCGCGCCGGCGCCGACGCCGAGCGAGAGGAGGGGTTGGAGGAGCGTAAAGCCCGTCACGCCGAACCCAGGTTCCTCGATGAGGGCGAACGTCATCGCGCCCGCCACGAGCATCGAAACGGCCGCGACGTAGGCGATCGGTTCGGGGGACTCGCCGTGCATCTGGTCGTGCACCATCTGGAGGACGAAGTAGACGCCGACGATGCCGACGAGGAGGATTCCCGGCGGCCACACCCACATGTAGGATCCGATGGCGAACCCCGCGAGGGCCGCCCAGAGAGTCGGCCGGCGGAGCGCCCGTCCGTCGCG
This Halogeometricum sp. S3BR5-2 DNA region includes the following protein-coding sequences:
- a CDS encoding oligosaccharyl transferase, archaeosortase A system-associated; translated protein: MSDSQREDSPSVADSLRNHYPKAVLAGIFAVMLWIRLRSYDRFIVDGEVFFSGNDAWYHLRQVNYTVRNWPFTMPFDPWTGFPYGTLAGQFGTLYDQLIATAALILGLGDPSQMLVGQTLLVAPAVFGALTVIPTYLVGKRLGGRIGGLFGAIVLMLLPGTFLRRGLVGFADHNVAEPLFMTLAVFAIMLALTVASREKPVWELVAQRDGRALRRPTLWAALAGFAIGSYMWVWPPGILLVGIVGVYFVLQMVHDQMHGESPEPIAYVAAVSMLVAGAMTFALIEEPGFGVTGFTLLQPLLSLGVGAGAVVLAALARVWESNDVDESLYPAAVGGLILVSIGLFAVVLPDVFGSISRNLLRTVGFSAGASTRTIGEAQPFLSGSVTGASAIILEYGFTFFTGLAAVIWLAAKPLVRDGSSRKIGYLVGALAVIGLILLVPAITGAIGNAVGIDPALVGLLVVSALIVGAVLQARYEPERLFVLVWLAFITAAAFTQVRFNYYLAVGVAVANAYLIGELVRSSYLGLQSVERVNDVSGYQVLAVVAAILLILAPALVVPISVGTASGGSASTSTAWQVGASTSPGEVLIWEESLEWMNASTPAEGNFGGAGNADQLDQYGTYEYTDDFDYPEGAYGVMSWWDYGHWITVEGERIPNANPFQQGATEAANFLLAPNETQAQNVLASQSAEGEQTRYVMVDWKMVAPGSKFTAPTVWYDAEENVSQDDFFATRVYRFGSDGSYAGQNFLVRDQRYYDSLMTRLYYYHGSSQSAAPVVLDWEPRSVQTADGTASVPGNPSGNASLVRQFDNMSAARQFVERDGTAQVGGIGGYPEEDVPALQHYRLVHATQTSALTSSNTYLQLAVGDARAAGFSVRQISDLQPVLPRDSSWVKTFERVPGATVQGSGAPADSTVTASVRMQMAGSNSTFTYTQEAQTDQNGEFTMTLPYSTTGYDEYGPENGYTDVNVRAAGPYTISTGASVNESGYVVRESANLSVPEGQVNGAQNDTLTVELERSAQQLQTQTSNGSSNSSASGDSGATTQSGDSSASGETSSDSSGASTPSGSVTAPSLVAPDSAFAAKPSA